The sequence TCCGGCAGGATTTGGTATTGAGCCAGCTTCCGCCGCAGCTTCGGGTGCAATTTGCTTAACGGTTTCAATTCGCACTCTTACGGGAATGCGATCGCGCAAAACTTGCAGCATTGCCGACCAAGGTTTAATTTGGTCAAAAACGCTAACCAAAGCTTGATTTTCAGCCTGAATAGCCGCTATTTCTTGCTCTTTTTGGTTAATGTCGCCTAATTTAGCTTCTAATTCTTGATTTTTACTCTCTAATTCTGCAATTTCTTCGTCAATGTTGGCGTTTTGGCTGTTGACGTATAATAAACCGGCTCCTAATAAACCAGGAAGAATTACAGCTATCGCTACACCAATATAAATCGGTGTCATACCTCCAGCTGGAATTGCAATAGATTTCTTTTGAGCAGGTTGGTTTCCCTGATGAGTGGGACGGTCTTTCAGGAAGTTGACATCTAAGCTGTACATTATGGAGCACCTCGCATTCCTAACCCAAGTACCGTACCCAAACCAGGACGCTGTACAAAGGGGTAATCTTCATCATCTACTTGTAGGGATAGAGCTTGTACGGGGTCTATCTGAGTAGTAGGTAAACTCAAGCGTTGAGTAAAAAACTCATCTAGCTGTATAAGTCCACCTCCAGAACCTGCAAGTAATATCTGCGCGATCTCTAAGTTCTCAGCCTGATTCAAATAGAAATCGACCGAACGACGCAGCTCATCGGTAAGTTCTCCTAACACTCTCAACATGGCAGCCATACCGGGATTTACCTCAGTTACACCTGTTTTGCCGCCTTCCATACTTGAAGCTGGAATAGTCATTCCTTCTAATAGTTCCATGTCTCTAGATGTAGGTAAATTCATGGCTCTAGATAAGGCTGCTTGCATTTGCTCTGTTCCAATAGGAACGGTACGAGAAAACTGTGGAACTCCATTAACAACGATTGCAATTTCAGTGCTGTCGTACTCAATATTTACTAGGACTGCGGCTTCCTGCGGTCCAAACTGGCGTAGTTGGTCGCGGATTGTCCGAATCAGAGAAAAACTACTAATTTCTAAAACATCAACCTGCAATCCTGCCTGTTCAAAAGTACTTATGTAGGTATCTGTAACATCTTTACGGGTTGCGACTAAAAGCACTTGTACCTTTTCGATGCCATCCTCATCTACAAAGTATCCCAACTTTTGATAATCCACATCCGCCTCTTCACGGGGATAAGGCAGATACAAACCTGCTTCATGATTTAGAACCATTTCCCGTAACTCTTTATCGTCTAATTCTGCAGGTACGGGAATAAGACGCACGATAGACTCGCGTCCGGGTACCGCAGTTACAACACGACTCGCTTTGATTTTGCTTTCCAAAAGCGCCTCTTGGATGATTTGTGCCATAGTAGGCGGATCTGCTATTTGACCATCAATGAAGATGCCTTCTGGAACCGGCACTGAAGTTAAAACATCCAATTTCAAACCTTGGCGCTGCTTGCGTAACTGAGCTACATTCACTCGTTGTGGTGCAAGCTCGATGCCAACCCCGCTTTTGGATTTCCCAAACAGACTGCTTAAGCCTTTCACCACTGTTTTACTCGTAGGAATACTAAAAGATTAAAATCCAAATCTGACTAAAAACTGCTCTTGATATTAGGTAGTAGATTGAGTTATTGATTTTACAAGTTGTTTTAAAAATTTCGCATAGTGTCTTTCACCCCGATTGCTGATAAAGATTTTTACTATGGTTATTCAAATTAATTTGTTCAAACAAATAGCTGGCTGTATGCCATAGCTAGTTTTTGATAAATTATGTTGCTTACAGTCCTTTTATGGATTTGATTGGGGTGTAAAAGTAATTGACTGGCAATTGTATATCAACTCAACCTCAATTAAACGCTTAGTTATTAAGTCTAATTACAACTAAGTAAGCAGTTAAAAAAGCATAAAGAAAAACTTTATAAACTATATTTTAATCAAACTGAGAACAAAATATTAACAGAGATTTTGATATAGATGCCACTATGAGTTATGGGCATCATCATCAAAGTTTGTTTTTGGTTTCAGAGTGCAAAACGCTTACCTAGTGAATATTTAACTCAATGAAGGCTATTCTTACTCTCACAAAAAAGACGTTAAGAAAATTATGCTTTTGTCAGCGATAAATATGGCATATCCCAATATCTCAATGATGCAGTTAATTAGTTATAACATCGATTAATTAAAGCAATTATGTATCATAAATGTACTCAGTGCTTACACTAGATTAATAAATATCGTGCAAAGTATAAACAAATTTTTTAGTCAGTATGTTTGACTATTGAATTTTCTATTCGATAAAGATTTAAAATATATATAGTAAACATACTAGTATTTACTCCGACTTTTTACGGATAATTAAACCCTAATTTATTGTCAGTAATTAAATAAAACAAAAATATTCAACTAATTTATTTACAATTTGTTATCAATTGATGGGATAATCAGTAATTTTACGAGTGAAATAGAATATTATTTTTTTGCATCAGTGATTTTAATGAATTCAGCAAGCCCTATTTATTTTTTTAAAAAACTTCCTACCAAATAAAGCGAGCCACATAAAACAAGCAAATGTGGATTTGAGCTAAAAGCCTTAGAAAAAGCTGATGTCAAGTCAGAATCTGTTTGGCATAAACTTAATCCCGGACAAATATTCTGCGCTAATTTTGCTAATTCACCCTCGTCAGCAGAACTATGGTCTGGTACGGGTACCAAATACAATTCATCATTTGGTCGCAATAAAGTTTTCAAAACTTCATCATGTTCTTTTGTGGAAAGCATCCCCATTACCCAAGCAACCCTAACTTGAGGTTGATTTGATTGAGCAACTACCCTATCAACGTAACTCCTTAATGCTTCTGCTGCGGCTTTATTGTGGGCACCATCAATTAGTAATTCGTGTCCGTTCCAAGTACTCCACTGCATTCTTCCGGGCCACTTAGTTTTTGCAATACCTTGAATAATTGCTTCTTCAGATATTTCCCAGCCTTGCTGTTGCATTATTTCTAAAGCGGTTATAGCTAAAGCAGAATTAATTAGCTGTACTTCTCCTTGAAGCGGTAAAGAATATTTGATCGATTTGCTAATTGTTAACTGGGGGTTATTTTTATCTTCTGTCTCTATTAGAGCCAAACCATCGCCAATTTCTCTTGCTGGGGATGGTTTAATTACCGGACATTGCAATTTATTTGCATATTGCCGTACTACCGATTCAGCTTCTTCTGGTAATTGTCCGATAATGGCAGGGCATCCAGCCTTAAGAATACCTGCTTTTTCTTTGGCGATCGCACTGATTGTAGAACCTAATTGTTGCATATGGTCGCGGCTGATAGAGCTAATAATAGTTACTAAAGGTTTTTTACAAACATTAGTAGCATCCAAGCGTCCTCCCAATCCAACTTCTACCACTGCCACATCAACCTTCTGCTCAGCAAAATACAACCAAGCTGCGGCAGTAAATACTTCAAACTGAGTCGGTGATTCTTCTTGAGAATCAATCGCTTCTTGTACCTGTATTAGTAAATTAGCAAGTTCGGATGAAGAAATTTGCTGTTCGTTTAAGCAAATCCGCTCCGTCCAATCAACTAAGTGAGGTGAAGTATAGCGTCCCGTTTTATATCCAGCCTCGGTTAAAACTGAAGATAAATAAGCGCAAACAGAACCTTTGCCATTTGTTCCTGCAACGTGAATTACCCGAACTTGATTCTGTGGATTACCAAGATTTCTCAGAAGCTTCTCAATGCGCTCCAATCCTAGATGAACCCCAAACCGTTTGCGAGGCTGTAGTAAAGAATCTATATCCATTTTCATCAAATCTAAAAGTTAAAGGTTAGGGGTTAGAAACTAAGATTTAAGAGCCAGCAAAAACTAGCAAGTCATGAAGCCGGTTTCGTATCCTACCTCTTCTCAATAACAAGTCCCTAATTTCTAAATTTCTAAATAAATTAAACCGACTGTTTTATGAAAGAAAACAGCCGGTTTCTGGCGAAAATTATGAAATAATTACGCTTCTTTATTTAAAAAAGTTTGCAGTTGTCTTAATGCAGCAGCCCCGATATTAAACAACGCCCAACCAGCAGCAATAGCTAAAGGTGCTACAACAATCAATATACGAGTATCAATGTTCATATGTACAACCCCTCTTTTAGGTGAAATTTTAAGTTTTATCAACTGGTCTCATTTTTATTTTTAGCTGAATTGGCAAATTTTTCTACCCCTGCATGTAAAGAATGTTTACAGATTCTGCTAAAACTTAGCAGCCAACAGCGATTGCTTAGGAGTTTGAATTATGAGAATTCTTCATGACTCATTCTTTAACAAAGCCTAAATCCGTACCTTTGCCAGCATGAACTAAAGCCAATTTTTGATAGCGCTTAGCATGTTCGATTAATTCTGCTGCTTCTTGAGGAGAATTTTGACGTATTACTTTGCCTGGAACTCCAACGACGAGAGACGAGGGAGGTACATTCTTAGTTACTACTGAACCTGCACCAATAATACTGCCGCTTCCTACACGTACTCCATCAAGGATTACTGCACCAATACCGATTAAAGTTCCAGTTTCGATGTATGCAGAATGTACTACGGCTCGATGTCCAATGGTAACGTAGTCTTCTAAAATAGTAGGTTTACCTGGATCGCCGTGGAGAATTGCTCCGTCTTGGATATTAGTGTATTTACCAATTTCAATCCGCTCTACATCAGCTCTAACAACCGCACCGTACCAAATGCTTGCTCCTTCTCCAATGCTAACCGAACCCATCACAACAGCATTTACCGCAATAAAAGCTGCTGCTGAAATATCGGGAGAAGACCAGTAGGAAGTGGTAGACACGATAGAATATAAATATATTGGAGGAACACGCTTTTGTACCCCAACCTTGTAATGCTTGGAGTACGACTAGAATACCATGATGTAATTTTGGTAAGTGTTAACGGTTGTTAATACATTTGACAAAACGGATATATCGACCAATTTTTTATGTCCACAAAAAACTGTAGATTTATCTAGGTCATGCTCTACTAGTAAGATACTTTTTAAGTCAAACCAATTTTAATCGTTTATTAAGTCTAAACCTTGCGCGATCGCCTACTTAGAGTAATTGTATTGCAAGTGTAAAATTAAACAAAAAAAGGTGATAAAAATAAAGATGTTTATATACACTTCATGATGAATCCAGGCTTGCAGTACCCGATATTTGGTCCCGAGATTCAGTGCCCCCACTGTCGTCAAACTATTCCGGCACTGACATTAACTGATACATATTTATGCCCCCGACACGGGGCTTTTGAAGCTAATCCGAAAACAAGTGAATTAATTCATCTCCAATCCGGGCGACATTGGCGAAGATGGAAGGATGAATGGTATCGTCAGCATACTCATCCCGACGGAATTAGATTTGAAATTCACGAAGCCCTCGATAAGCTATATACTCAAGGCTATCGAGCAACTAAGGTGATTATTGCTCGCCGGTATCAGGAATTAATGGGCGGTTATTTAGAGCGTAGTTCGCCATGGCGCGGCGGACAAAATTCAGAAGTAACTTCTGCGCGATTGTACGGTTTACCAGTGGATTTTAGCCCCGAAACTAGTAACGATTCTTGCTGGGAAGTTATAAATTTTGATTTGGAAAAAGAACCTGGCGTTCCGGTACGCTACCCTTACTTCAGATTGTTTGAATAAGAAAGGAATGTTAGGAGTCTTCTTTGCTATAACTCCTAACCTCTGTTTCTAAGCATTTTAGAAATATTGGTCGGAAATTAACAAGATAAAACATGCATCACGCTTCTATTAGGACTGCGGATATCCACCAGGCAATCACCTTCTACGAACAATTAGGCTTTACAGTATGCGAACGCTTTACGACAGGTTATACTTTGGCTTGTTGGATGGAAGGATTGGGGGGAAGGATCGAACTAATTCAAATCCCCGAACCGAAGCCTGCTGCGGATGCATTTGCTGACGAACATTATGTGGGATATTACCATTTGTCATTCGATATTACCGAACTTGCATCCGACTTGCCCAGCTGGTTAAATAATGTCAAAGAAAAATTTGCCGCAGCATCTCTCAAGCAGCCAAAAGTAATACAGCCTTTGAAGGTACTCTTAGAACCAACTCAGCAGCAAATCGGCAGTTGTATCTACGAAGTTGCTTTCATTGCCGATACAGATAACTTACCCCTAGAATTTATTCGCAATTTAACCACTAAATGAATACTTGAAATTAATTACTTTTGTCTGTAGAATAAACACTCTCTGTAGTGTTGCCGAGGCGACAGTTTCATCGGGCAGATTAGACTATATTCATGGGAAAAATCTGTAGTCAATTTTACAGATAAATCAAGCAAATAAATGTCTGTATATTTTACGTTTTTACGTATTTGTCGTTTTCAGTCTTTAGTTTTAGGGCTAGTACCGTTCC comes from Rivularia sp. PCC 7116 and encodes:
- a CDS encoding VOC family protein, producing the protein MHHASIRTADIHQAITFYEQLGFTVCERFTTGYTLACWMEGLGGRIELIQIPEPKPAADAFADEHYVGYYHLSFDITELASDLPSWLNNVKEKFAAASLKQPKVIQPLKVLLEPTQQQIGSCIYEVAFIADTDNLPLEFIRNLTTK
- a CDS encoding gamma carbonic anhydrase family protein, with the protein product MSTTSYWSSPDISAAAFIAVNAVVMGSVSIGEGASIWYGAVVRADVERIEIGKYTNIQDGAILHGDPGKPTILEDYVTIGHRAVVHSAYIETGTLIGIGAVILDGVRVGSGSIIGAGSVVTKNVPPSSLVVGVPGKVIRQNSPQEAAELIEHAKRYQKLALVHAGKGTDLGFVKE
- a CDS encoding TIGR02652 family protein, which translates into the protein MMNPGLQYPIFGPEIQCPHCRQTIPALTLTDTYLCPRHGAFEANPKTSELIHLQSGRHWRRWKDEWYRQHTHPDGIRFEIHEALDKLYTQGYRATKVIIARRYQELMGGYLERSSPWRGGQNSEVTSARLYGLPVDFSPETSNDSCWEVINFDLEKEPGVPVRYPYFRLFE
- a CDS encoding PilN domain-containing protein; translation: MYSLDVNFLKDRPTHQGNQPAQKKSIAIPAGGMTPIYIGVAIAVILPGLLGAGLLYVNSQNANIDEEIAELESKNQELEAKLGDINQKEQEIAAIQAENQALVSVFDQIKPWSAMLQVLRDRIPVRVRIETVKQIAPEAAAEAGSIPNPAGGIEISGSARSFNDVNDFLLSLQQSPFFKSSEGKIVSAELVDGELPQGIPEGVNYVPPKVVKYTIVSQLTDVPASELMRELDQKGARGLVNRIRSLQKTGVFQK
- the pilM gene encoding type IV pilus assembly protein PilM; this encodes MVKGLSSLFGKSKSGVGIELAPQRVNVAQLRKQRQGLKLDVLTSVPVPEGIFIDGQIADPPTMAQIIQEALLESKIKASRVVTAVPGRESIVRLIPVPAELDDKELREMVLNHEAGLYLPYPREEADVDYQKLGYFVDEDGIEKVQVLLVATRKDVTDTYISTFEQAGLQVDVLEISSFSLIRTIRDQLRQFGPQEAAVLVNIEYDSTEIAIVVNGVPQFSRTVPIGTEQMQAALSRAMNLPTSRDMELLEGMTIPASSMEGGKTGVTEVNPGMAAMLRVLGELTDELRRSVDFYLNQAENLEIAQILLAGSGGGLIQLDEFFTQRLSLPTTQIDPVQALSLQVDDEDYPFVQRPGLGTVLGLGMRGAP
- a CDS encoding folylpolyglutamate synthase/dihydrofolate synthase family protein, translating into MDIDSLLQPRKRFGVHLGLERIEKLLRNLGNPQNQVRVIHVAGTNGKGSVCAYLSSVLTEAGYKTGRYTSPHLVDWTERICLNEQQISSSELANLLIQVQEAIDSQEESPTQFEVFTAAAWLYFAEQKVDVAVVEVGLGGRLDATNVCKKPLVTIISSISRDHMQQLGSTISAIAKEKAGILKAGCPAIIGQLPEEAESVVRQYANKLQCPVIKPSPAREIGDGLALIETEDKNNPQLTISKSIKYSLPLQGEVQLINSALAITALEIMQQQGWEISEEAIIQGIAKTKWPGRMQWSTWNGHELLIDGAHNKAAAEALRSYVDRVVAQSNQPQVRVAWVMGMLSTKEHDEVLKTLLRPNDELYLVPVPDHSSADEGELAKLAQNICPGLSLCQTDSDLTSAFSKAFSSNPHLLVLCGSLYLVGSFLKK
- a CDS encoding photosystem II protein Y — encoded protein: MNIDTRILIVVAPLAIAAGWALFNIGAAALRQLQTFLNKEA